The segment CACAACGCTTCTAGAAAGGGTTGTGAAAAAGCCATTCATACCCATAGGGCACAAGTCTCGCCAAGGTCACTCCGTTCCCAGTCTCGCTATGCAGGGAGGGTTGGGTTTCACATGGAATGACTTTGGCTCGGAAGAACAACGGAATGGAATGTGAAACCCAATCCCGACCGTCCAAGAATGCACTAAGTCGCCTGGTCCGCTTCGCTCCCGGTCTTGCGATGGTGGTACACGACTCCCTTCTCCGCCCATTTGGTCAACAGCCCTGACAAAATCACAACTCTTCCAGTCTATCTTTCCCCATCCGCTCATAGAGATAGAGAGAGTGGACAAGGAGGGGATCGGAAGATGAGGAAGAAAGGCATTCGCCAGACGTTGCGGTTGCATGTGGAGAGCCAGATGTCTCTGTATCTGTTTGTAGGCGTGTTGTTTATGATGGGTGTGATCTTCGGGGCAGTGATCGTCAACACCCTGTCCCCGGTCCAAAAGGAAAACCTCCTCGGCTATCTGGGACATTTTTTCCAGGGATTGGATCAACAGGCCATCGCCGATCCCAAACTCGCCTTCCAACATTCTCTCGGGGGGCATTTTAAAACCCTCGGACTGATGTGGATCCTGGGAATATCCGTGATCGGGATCCCCTTTGTCTTCGTCCTCATGTTTTTGAAGGGGTTGGTGATCGGTTTTACCGTCGGTTTTCTGGTGAACCAGCTCTCCTGGGAGGGGCTGTGGTTCTCATTGTCTGCGGTGGTGCCGCAAAATTTGTTGGTTGTGCCGGCGTTGATGGTGGTTGCGGTAAGTGGAACGGCTTTCTCCGTGTTGTTGGCCAAAAATCGGTTGATTCAGCGCAGAGGAACGATCTATCCGCAATTTTTATCCTACTCCATCCTGGTGACAGTCATGGCGTGCATTCTGGTGGTGGCTTCTCTGTTCGAGGCATATGTCTCTCCTGTGTTGATGCGGATGGCAGTGCCTCATCCCTGACAGATTAGAATATTTATCAAATGATATTTTTTATCATATGAATTGACTTCCTTGTTCTCCCTCTTCTATAATGAAATCAGGAGTGCAGGGGGGTGTTCGAGATGGAAGAGCGTGTAAAACAGATTAAACAGCAGCTTTCTGCTCACAATTACAAGCTGACCCCCCAACGGGAAGCAACGGTCCGTGTTCTGTTGGAGAACGAAGAGGATCATCTGAGCGCGGAGGATGTCTACCTGTTGGTGAAGGAAAAGGCGCCGGAGATCGGGCTGGCCACAGTATATCGGACACTGGAGCTCCTCAGCGATCTCCAGGTCATCCACAAGTTGAACTTCGGTGACGGCGTCACCCGATATGAATTCCGTGCCGAAGGAGCTGAACATCATCATCACCACCTGATCTGCCTCCATTGCGGAGCCGTGGATGAAATCATCGATGATTGGCTGGGCCCGATTGAAAAGCGGGTGGAGCAAGAGTTTAATTTTCAGATAGTGGATCACCGGCTGACTTTTCACGGGGTCTGTCACCGGTGCAAAGACCAAGTCAAAGATCCCAAAAAATTGGTGGGTTCCAAGGTTACGTGAGATCCGGGATGATCTCGCGTTTTTTGTTGACCGAAGGCGGTATGAAGTTGGATTGGCAAGTGGTATGATATGATTGGAAAAGGAGGAGTGTATCATGATTGTTGGAGTTCCCAAAGAGATAAAAGACAACGAAAACCGGGTGGCGATCTCTCCTGCGGGAGTGGACGCACTGGTGGGAGCCGGCCATCAGGTTCTGATCCAAAAAGGGGCTGGAAATGGCAGCGGTTTCCCCGACGAGGCTTTTTCGGAGCACGGGGCCAAAATCATGGACAGCGCGGAAGAGGTTTGGGGTTCTGCGGACATGATCCTGAAGGTGAAAGAGCCCCAAGCTTCAGAGTTTCAATATTTCCGTGAAGGGTTGATCCTCTTTACTTATCTTCATTTGGCTCCGGAACCGGAACTGACCCGGGCCCTGATGGAGAAAAAAGTGACCGCAATCGCTTATGAGACTATTCAGTTGGATAACGGGGCTCTTCCATTGCTGACTCCCATGTCGGAAGTGGCGGGGCGTATGTCTGTTCAGATCGGGGCACAGTTCCTGGAAAAACCGAAAGGGGGCAAAGGGGTTCTGCTCGGTGGGGTTCCGGGAGTTCTTCCCGGTGAGGTCGTCATCATCGGAGGTGGCATCGTCGGCACCAACGCCGCCAAGATCGCCCTGGGTCTCGGGGCCAATGTGACGATCATCGACCTCAACCCGGACCGTCTGCGGCAACTGGATGATATTTTCCATGGGCAGGTCCGGACACTGATGTCCAACCCCTTCAATATCGGACAAGCTGCCAAAAAAGCGGATCTGCTGATCGGTGCCGTCCTGATTCCCGGACGGCGTGCACCGCGCCTGGTGACGGAAGATATGGTCAAGGAGATGAGCCCGGGTTCCGTGATCGTCGATGTGGCCATCGACCAGGGGGGCTCCATCGCGACCAGTGACCGGGTGACCACTCACAGCAACCCCACCTATGTAAAACATGGCGTGGTTCATTACGCCGTGGCCAACATCCCGGGGGCGGTGGCCCGCACATCCACCTATGCCCTCACCAATGTGACCATCCCGTACGCGCTGCAGATTGCCAACGAGGGGTTGGAGAAGTCCCTGCAGCAAAACCGTCCCCTTGCCCGGGGGGTCAATGTGATGGACGGGGTCATCACCTATCAGGCGGTGGCGGAGGATTTGAACCTTCCCTATCGATCCCTCGATGATCTGATGGGTCAGCCCATTCTCGGTTAAAATGAACATAGGGACGTCTCCTTTCCCATAAGATAGAGGTAAAGAGATGGGAAAGGACGGGGTATGATGATTATCCCGCTCCGCCGGCTGGCGGCATGGGCCAAATTTCTGATCCTGTTTGTGATCCTGACTCTGATTTTGTATCAGGTCATCGCCATCCTGTCACAATGGATGTTGCCAACCCATCGGTACGGGGAGCCGAAGGGGCGTGCGGTCAAAGTGATGGCCCCTTTGGAGGAGCCGGGTCGACGGGGGGATTTAGCAGATATAAAGGATCGCCTCCGCATGTTTTACTGGTTGGGCGAATAAGCCTTTTTACCGCTTGGGGATGCCTTGAGCGGCCTTTTTTGTGAGACAGATGACAGGGGTGAGACGCGTGCAGAGATTTGATCGAATCGCTTTAATCGTGTTGGACAGTGTAGGCATCGGAGCTTTGCCCGATGCGGAACAGTTTGGTGATGAGGGAGTTCACACCATGGGCCATATCGCTGAAGCAAGGGGGCTGAATCTCCCTCATCTCGCCGGGTTGGGTTTATCCAATATTGAACCGATTCCGGGAATCGGGCCGGTGGACCGGCCCCAGGCCCATTATGGAAAGATGGCGGAGGTTTCCGCAGGTAAAGATACGACCACCGGACATTGGGAGTTGATGGGTGTACATACATCGATTCCATTTAAAACTTATCCCGAGGGTTTCCCCGATGAATTGATCCAAGCCTTTGAACAACGGATCGGGCGCAAGGTGCTGGGAAATAAACCGGCCTCCGGAACGGCGATCATCGAGGAACTGGGAGAGAAACATATGGAGTCGGGGGATGTGATCGTCTATACATCGGCGGACAGTGTTTTTCAGATTGCCGCCCATGAAGAGATCATCCCCTTGGAGGAGCTGTACCGGATCTGTGAAGTGGCACGGGAACTGACCATGGATGAACGGTTTGCCGTGGTTCGGGTGATCGCCCGTCCCTTCACCGGCCGGCCGGGCAGTTTTGTGCGGACTGCCAATCGGAGGGATTATTCCGTCAAACCGCCGCGACCGACAGTGATGAACTTTTTGCAACAGGCGGGGCTGGATACGATTGCCATCGGCAAGATTTCGGATATTTACGCCGGTGAGGGGATCACCCGCTCCGTTAAAACTGAAAACAATATGGACGGGGTGGACAAACTGTCGGGGGTTCTGAAGGAATCCTGGACCGGACTGGCTTTTATCAATCTGGTCGATTTCGATTCCAAATACGGACATCGGCGGGATCCGGAGGGGTACGGACAGGCCTTGGAGGATTTTGACCGTCGGTTGCCGGAGATTATGGAGCTGATTCGCCCGTCGGATCTTCTGATCATCACGGCGGATCACGGAAATGATCCCACATACACCGGAACCGATCATACCCGGGAATATGTCCCCCTCTTTGTCTGGGGGCCGTCGTTAGCGGAGACGGGCCGGTCCCTCGGGGTTCGGAAGACTTTTTCCGATGTGGGGGCCACCATCGCGGACAATTTCGGGGTGCAGATGCCGGAACACGGAACTTCATTTCTGTCCGAACTACAATACCGGTCATGAGAAGAGTTGTGTAAAAGTACCGGAGAGAGGGTTGGGTTTCACATGGAGTGCCTTTGACAGTTCAGAATGAAATCCAATCCCGACCAGGGGCTAAAGCAAAGGGCAAATCACAACGTTTCGAGAGGAGAGGCGATCGAGATGGAATCCATGCTGCAAAAAACGGAACAGGCCGCACAGGCGATCCGCGAAGGAATTACCGGGGAGCCGAAGATCGGTTTGGTGCTCGGTTCCGGACTGGGGATTCTGGCGGAGGAGATTGAAGGTGCCGAAAGTGTCGATTATGGAGAGATTCCCCATTTTCCCGTGTCGACGGTGGAAGGTCATGCCGGCCGGTTGGTGGTGGGTCAGCTGGAATCCCAGCCCGTGGTGGCGATGCAGGGGCGGTTTCATTTTTATGAGGGGTATGGGATGCAGGAGGTGACATTCCCGATCCGGGTGATGAAAGCCCTGGGTGTGGAGACCTTGATTGTGACCAACGCCGCCGGTGGCATCCACACCGATTTTGAGGCGGGGGACCTGATGTTGATCCGGGATCATCTCAACCTGATGTTCACCAATCCCCTGATAGGGCGCAATCATCCCGAATGGGGTGTCCGGTTCCCCGATATGTCAGAGGCATACGATCCCCTGTACCGGCAATTGGCCAAACGGGTGGCGGAGGCTGAGGGAATCCCCTTGCGGGAGGGAATCTATGCCGGGATGACCGGACCTTCCTACGAAACGCCCGCCGAGATCCGCATGCTCCGAAAGATGGGAGCGGATGCTGTCGGCATGTCCACCGTTCCCGAGGTGATCGTGGCCAGACACGGGGGGATGCGGGTCATCGGTATCTCCTGCATCTCCAATATGGCTGCGGGAATCCTGCCCCAGCCTCTCAGTCACGCGGAGGTGATGGAGACGGCGGAACGGGTGAAACCCCGCTTCATCCGGCTGGTGAAAGGGCTGATCAAGGAGATTTGATCGATCTGGGGCGTGTCCGGTTTCACATGGAGTGACTTTGGCTTGTAAGAACAACGGACTGTGAAACCCAATTCCGACCGGACTGGCCTCAGCTGTGGTTTTACCGGGCACGCTCTGACGGGGCAAAAAACAAAGGGAAGGGGATCCACACATTGACGCAAATAATGGAACGGATTGCAGAAGCAAAGGAAACGATTGAGAAAAAAACAGACCACCGGCCGACCATCGGGCTGATCCTGGGTTCGGGACTGGGGGATTTGGCCCGGGATCTCGAGGATGCTGACTATATTCCCTATGACGAGATCCCTCACTTCCCCGAATCCACAGTGGAGGGCCATGCGGGCAGACTGGTCATCGGTCGCCTCTCCGGAAAGACGGTGGTGGCGATGGAGGGGCGTTTTCATTTTTATGAAGGATACACCCAGCGGGAAGTGGTATTCCCCGTCTATGTCATGAAAGCCCTCGGGGTGAACAGCCTGGTGGCCACCAATGCTTGTGGCGGGATGAATGCTTCCTTTCAGGCGGGG is part of the Kroppenstedtia eburnea genome and harbors:
- the spoIIM gene encoding stage II sporulation protein M gives rise to the protein MRKKGIRQTLRLHVESQMSLYLFVGVLFMMGVIFGAVIVNTLSPVQKENLLGYLGHFFQGLDQQAIADPKLAFQHSLGGHFKTLGLMWILGISVIGIPFVFVLMFLKGLVIGFTVGFLVNQLSWEGLWFSLSAVVPQNLLVVPALMVVAVSGTAFSVLLAKNRLIQRRGTIYPQFLSYSILVTVMACILVVASLFEAYVSPVLMRMAVPHP
- a CDS encoding Fur family transcriptional regulator yields the protein MEERVKQIKQQLSAHNYKLTPQREATVRVLLENEEDHLSAEDVYLLVKEKAPEIGLATVYRTLELLSDLQVIHKLNFGDGVTRYEFRAEGAEHHHHHLICLHCGAVDEIIDDWLGPIEKRVEQEFNFQIVDHRLTFHGVCHRCKDQVKDPKKLVGSKVT
- a CDS encoding purine-nucleoside phosphorylase, producing the protein MLQKTEQAAQAIREGITGEPKIGLVLGSGLGILAEEIEGAESVDYGEIPHFPVSTVEGHAGRLVVGQLESQPVVAMQGRFHFYEGYGMQEVTFPIRVMKALGVETLIVTNAAGGIHTDFEAGDLMLIRDHLNLMFTNPLIGRNHPEWGVRFPDMSEAYDPLYRQLAKRVAEAEGIPLREGIYAGMTGPSYETPAEIRMLRKMGADAVGMSTVPEVIVARHGGMRVIGISCISNMAAGILPQPLSHAEVMETAERVKPRFIRLVKGLIKEI
- the ald gene encoding alanine dehydrogenase, with product MIVGVPKEIKDNENRVAISPAGVDALVGAGHQVLIQKGAGNGSGFPDEAFSEHGAKIMDSAEEVWGSADMILKVKEPQASEFQYFREGLILFTYLHLAPEPELTRALMEKKVTAIAYETIQLDNGALPLLTPMSEVAGRMSVQIGAQFLEKPKGGKGVLLGGVPGVLPGEVVIIGGGIVGTNAAKIALGLGANVTIIDLNPDRLRQLDDIFHGQVRTLMSNPFNIGQAAKKADLLIGAVLIPGRRAPRLVTEDMVKEMSPGSVIVDVAIDQGGSIATSDRVTTHSNPTYVKHGVVHYAVANIPGAVARTSTYALTNVTIPYALQIANEGLEKSLQQNRPLARGVNVMDGVITYQAVAEDLNLPYRSLDDLMGQPILG
- a CDS encoding DUF4227 family protein, which gives rise to MIIPLRRLAAWAKFLILFVILTLILYQVIAILSQWMLPTHRYGEPKGRAVKVMAPLEEPGRRGDLADIKDRLRMFYWLGE
- a CDS encoding phosphopentomutase gives rise to the protein MTGVRRVQRFDRIALIVLDSVGIGALPDAEQFGDEGVHTMGHIAEARGLNLPHLAGLGLSNIEPIPGIGPVDRPQAHYGKMAEVSAGKDTTTGHWELMGVHTSIPFKTYPEGFPDELIQAFEQRIGRKVLGNKPASGTAIIEELGEKHMESGDVIVYTSADSVFQIAAHEEIIPLEELYRICEVARELTMDERFAVVRVIARPFTGRPGSFVRTANRRDYSVKPPRPTVMNFLQQAGLDTIAIGKISDIYAGEGITRSVKTENNMDGVDKLSGVLKESWTGLAFINLVDFDSKYGHRRDPEGYGQALEDFDRRLPEIMELIRPSDLLIITADHGNDPTYTGTDHTREYVPLFVWGPSLAETGRSLGVRKTFSDVGATIADNFGVQMPEHGTSFLSELQYRS